Proteins encoded within one genomic window of Halorussus salilacus:
- a CDS encoding ester cyclase, with protein sequence MTNADPQVVRDYYDYVDDEDYESLFALFAEDVTYERPGQSDLSGMAEFREFYLEDRPLEDGDHEVVDLVVDGDTVAVRGRFEGVQNGTAVSFGFADFHRFDDDGDIAERWTYTDRDEV encoded by the coding sequence ATGACGAACGCAGACCCGCAGGTGGTTCGGGACTACTACGACTACGTCGACGACGAGGACTACGAGTCGCTGTTCGCGCTGTTCGCCGAGGACGTGACCTACGAGCGTCCCGGCCAGTCGGACCTCTCGGGGATGGCGGAGTTCCGCGAGTTCTACCTCGAAGACCGACCGCTCGAAGACGGCGACCACGAGGTCGTCGACCTCGTGGTCGACGGCGACACCGTGGCCGTCCGCGGTCGGTTCGAGGGGGTGCAAAACGGAACCGCGGTGTCGTTCGGCTTCGCCGACTTCCACCGGTTCGACGACGACGGGGACATCGCCGAGCGGTGGACCTACACCGACCGCGACGAGGTCTGA